The Frankiales bacterium genome contains a region encoding:
- a CDS encoding glucose 1-dehydrogenase yields the protein MTERDMQGRSVVVTGASSGMGAAVARELGRRGAAVVLQGRDPERLQAVQSAVEDSGGRAVQAPVDLEDLEAVPGLVDTAVSAFGHIDGLVLNASLFDPRPLAEMTLDSIQRQWNTNVVSHLLMVQRAAPLMAAGSSVVFVSSTTAHAGFPACAAYSATKGATESLARQLAVELAPTIRVNCLAPGFVRTPMLTPILDATPGYEDSLSEFTPVGRIGEADEIAAAVVFLLSAPASYVTGASLVVDGGWTAK from the coding sequence ATGACCGAACGCGACATGCAGGGCCGCAGCGTCGTCGTCACCGGGGCGAGCTCGGGCATGGGCGCCGCCGTGGCACGAGAGCTCGGGCGTCGTGGAGCGGCCGTCGTCCTGCAGGGGCGGGACCCCGAGCGTCTGCAGGCCGTCCAGTCGGCGGTCGAGGACAGCGGGGGCCGAGCCGTCCAGGCGCCGGTCGACCTCGAGGATCTCGAGGCAGTCCCCGGGCTCGTCGACACCGCCGTCTCGGCCTTCGGCCACATCGACGGGCTCGTCCTCAACGCCAGCCTGTTCGACCCGCGTCCGCTCGCGGAGATGACCCTCGACTCGATCCAGCGCCAGTGGAACACCAACGTGGTGTCGCACCTGCTGATGGTGCAGAGAGCGGCTCCGCTGATGGCCGCCGGCTCGTCCGTCGTCTTCGTCTCGAGCACGACGGCGCACGCGGGATTCCCGGCCTGCGCCGCCTACTCGGCGACCAAGGGGGCCACCGAGTCGCTCGCTCGCCAGCTGGCGGTCGAGCTCGCTCCCACGATCCGCGTCAACTGCCTCGCGCCGGGCTTCGTGCGCACCCCGATGCTGACCCCGATCCTCGACGCCACACCGGGATACGAGGACTCGCTGTCCGAGTTCACCCCCGTGGGCCGCATCGGTGAGGCGGACGAGATCGCCGCTGCCGTCGTCTTCCTCCTCTCGGCGCCCGCGTCCTACGTCACGGGCGCGAGCCTCGTCGTCGACGGTGGCTGGACCGCCAAGTAG